From a single Intestinibaculum porci genomic region:
- the ilvB gene encoding biosynthetic-type acetolactate synthase large subunit, giving the protein MKLKGSDIVVECLLEQGVDTVFGYPGGTILEVYDSLYKYQDKINHVLTSHEQGAAHAADGYARATGKVGVCMATSGPGATNLVTGIATAYMDSIPLVAITANVAAGALGKDSFQEIDIKGVTIPVTKHNFIVKKADDLAPTIRRAFKIASSGRPGPVLVDITKNATVEEGEYTPEKIEKEVDEQKVGSYKKADIEKAIAMIEKSERPFIFVGGGAIASGASEALKTFVERIDAPVCDSLMGKGAFDNLNPRYTGMLGMHGTKTSNLGVSRCDLLITIGARFSDRVTGNAKKFASNAKKIHIDIDEAEINKNIRVDLGLIGDAKAILEALNLFLKQQNHPAWMKQIRELKERYPLKYDTDRLTGPYIIEQLDLQTDSEAIISTDVGQHQMWAAQYYHFRHPRQLLTSGGLGTMGYGLGACIGAKYGVPDKPVINIAGDGCFRMNMNELATASRYGVPIIQIVFNNHVLGMVRQWQTLFYGKRYSNTVLHDKVDFVKVAEGLGCEAVRVTTKEEAKEAIARALESDRPFVIDAIIDDDDKVYPMVAPGAPIASAFDADDVKNNE; this is encoded by the coding sequence ATGAAGTTAAAAGGATCAGATATTGTTGTTGAATGCTTGCTCGAACAAGGTGTTGATACGGTGTTCGGGTACCCTGGAGGGACGATCCTCGAAGTCTATGATAGTTTGTATAAATATCAGGACAAAATCAATCATGTCTTAACTTCACACGAACAGGGGGCGGCACATGCAGCCGATGGCTATGCCAGAGCAACTGGTAAAGTCGGTGTCTGTATGGCTACATCAGGACCAGGGGCAACTAACTTAGTCACTGGGATTGCGACTGCTTATATGGATTCGATTCCTTTAGTCGCGATCACGGCGAACGTCGCAGCGGGCGCTTTAGGGAAAGATTCTTTCCAGGAAATTGATATCAAAGGCGTGACGATTCCCGTTACTAAGCATAACTTCATCGTCAAAAAGGCCGATGATTTAGCACCAACTATTCGCCGTGCTTTTAAGATTGCGTCGAGCGGTCGACCAGGTCCAGTCTTAGTCGATATCACCAAAAATGCGACGGTAGAAGAAGGCGAATATACGCCAGAAAAGATCGAAAAAGAAGTCGATGAACAGAAAGTCGGCTCTTATAAAAAAGCAGATATTGAAAAAGCGATTGCGATGATTGAAAAAAGCGAACGGCCTTTTATCTTCGTCGGCGGCGGAGCAATTGCCTCTGGCGCTAGTGAAGCGTTAAAGACCTTCGTTGAAAGAATCGATGCTCCAGTTTGTGATTCCTTGATGGGGAAAGGGGCTTTTGACAACCTCAATCCACGTTATACGGGAATGCTTGGTATGCATGGGACGAAGACAAGTAACTTAGGCGTTTCTCGCTGTGATTTATTAATCACGATTGGGGCGCGTTTTAGTGACCGTGTCACCGGCAATGCAAAGAAGTTTGCCAGCAATGCGAAAAAGATTCACATCGATATCGATGAAGCAGAAATCAATAAGAATATCCGCGTGGATTTAGGCTTAATTGGTGATGCTAAAGCGATCCTTGAAGCCCTCAATCTTTTCTTAAAACAGCAGAACCATCCAGCCTGGATGAAACAGATTCGCGAATTAAAGGAACGTTATCCTTTGAAATATGATACGGATCGTTTAACGGGTCCTTATATTATTGAACAGTTAGATTTACAGACAGATTCTGAAGCGATCATTTCGACAGATGTTGGTCAGCATCAGATGTGGGCGGCGCAGTACTATCATTTCCGTCACCCAAGACAGTTATTAACATCTGGCGGTTTGGGCACGATGGGTTATGGCTTAGGCGCCTGCATCGGTGCAAAATATGGCGTGCCTGATAAACCGGTCATTAATATCGCCGGTGATGGCTGTTTTAGAATGAACATGAATGAATTAGCCACTGCTTCTCGTTATGGTGTGCCAATCATTCAGATCGTTTTTAACAACCATGTATTAGGGATGGTCCGTCAGTGGCAGACCTTATTCTATGGCAAACGTTATTCCAATACCGTTTTACATGATAAGGTAGACTTCGTTAAAGTCGCTGAAGGCTTAGGCTGTGAAGCAGTGCGGGTCACGACCAAAGAAGAAGCCAAAGAAGCGATTGCGCGCGCTTTAGAGAGCGATCGGCCATTTGTCATCGATGCAATCATCGATGATGATGATAAGGTTTATCCAATGGTTGCACCAGGTGCGCCAATTGCCAGCGCTTTTGATGCCGATGATGTCAAAAATAATGAATAA
- a CDS encoding YbaK/EbsC family protein, producing MSLQKVQNYFKQYHMEDRIIVLEDSSATVEEAASALHTRKARIAKTMSFLVDDQVNLIVMAGDVKIDNHKYKEVFHKKCKMVPYDQVEEKTGHQVGGVCPFALSDDIHVYLDDSLKRFSTVFPAAGNSHSAIELTLDELAAYGHNTKWIDVTKAIS from the coding sequence ATGTCATTACAGAAAGTTCAAAACTATTTTAAACAGTATCATATGGAAGATCGCATTATCGTTTTAGAAGATTCGAGTGCGACTGTTGAAGAAGCCGCTTCAGCGCTGCATACGAGAAAGGCGCGGATTGCGAAAACCATGTCCTTTTTAGTCGATGATCAGGTCAATCTGATTGTCATGGCTGGTGATGTCAAGATTGATAACCACAAATATAAAGAAGTGTTCCATAAAAAGTGTAAGATGGTTCCTTACGATCAGGTTGAAGAAAAGACTGGTCATCAGGTTGGCGGTGTTTGTCCGTTTGCCTTAAGCGATGATATTCATGTTTATCTGGATGATTCCTTAAAACGTTTTTCAACCGTTTTTCCGGCGGCCGGCAATAGTCATTCCGCTATTGAATTAACCCTTGATGAACTCGCTGCTTATGGTCATAACACCAAGTGGATTGATGTCACGAAAGCTATTTCTTAA
- a CDS encoding deoxynucleoside kinase codes for MIIMSGAIGAGKSNLTQILSDHLGTQPFYEPVEDNPILPLFYADPDRYAFLLQIYFLNKRFKTIKEAMVHDNNVLDRSIYEDSLFFHMNAEMGRCGDKEVGVYDELLANMMEELPYCAYKKAPDLLVHIDVNLSTMLDHIKMRGRDYEQVENDASLMDYYKNLLDHYKPWYQEYDASPKMVIDGNRYDFVNNLEDRKDVLKQIDDQLLALGKLSKEEYDHLMEKIRDMSL; via the coding sequence ATGATTATCATGTCAGGAGCTATTGGCGCTGGAAAGTCCAATTTAACACAAATTTTATCTGATCATTTAGGTACACAGCCTTTTTATGAACCCGTTGAAGACAATCCGATCTTACCGCTCTTTTATGCGGATCCTGATCGTTATGCCTTCTTATTACAGATTTACTTTTTAAATAAACGTTTCAAAACGATTAAAGAAGCGATGGTGCATGACAACAACGTCTTAGACCGTTCCATTTATGAAGATTCATTATTCTTCCATATGAACGCGGAAATGGGACGATGCGGTGATAAAGAAGTCGGCGTCTATGACGAATTATTAGCGAATATGATGGAAGAGCTGCCTTATTGTGCTTATAAGAAAGCCCCAGATTTACTCGTTCATATCGACGTTAATTTATCAACGATGTTAGATCATATTAAGATGCGCGGCCGCGATTATGAACAGGTGGAAAATGATGCCTCTTTAATGGACTATTATAAGAATTTATTAGACCACTATAAACCTTGGTATCAGGAATATGATGCTTCACCAAAGATGGTTATTGATGGTAATCGCTATGATTTTGTGAATAACTTAGAAGATCGTAAAGATGTCTTAAAGCAGATTGATGATCAGCTTCTGGCTTTAGGCAAGTTATCTAAAGAAGAATATGACCATTTAATGGAGAAAATTAGAGACATGAGCTTGTAG
- a CDS encoding carbohydrate kinase family protein → MGIVVIGAVFVDIKGYPTAQYIPAGRNAGRVTQVHGGVSRNVVEDIANVELRPTFISIVDQTGISDDVIHKLDRHKVNTQYIRRTEDGLGTWLAIFDNEGDVVASISKRPVLDVIGDILDEQGDEIFSDCDSIVVEIDMDPKILNKVFYFAEKYHKNVYAIVSNMSIAVERRDLIKKTACFVCNQQEAGIFFSEDYEGKTPAEMDDILQKKVALAQINQMIITMGGEGAVYANNKGESGIIPATKVNVIDTTGCGDSFFAGVVIGLTYGKTIAQACEIGTRLAASVIATKENVCPRFLPEEFELDV, encoded by the coding sequence ATGGGAATAGTAGTCATTGGCGCTGTTTTTGTGGATATTAAAGGTTACCCAACAGCGCAGTATATACCAGCCGGTCGTAATGCCGGACGCGTCACTCAGGTACATGGCGGCGTGTCACGTAATGTCGTCGAAGACATTGCGAATGTCGAATTACGACCAACATTCATTAGTATTGTCGATCAGACAGGTATTTCAGATGATGTCATTCATAAATTAGATCGTCATAAAGTCAATACCCAGTATATTCGTCGCACCGAAGATGGACTAGGCACCTGGTTAGCGATCTTTGATAATGAAGGCGACGTTGTCGCTTCCATTTCTAAGCGTCCTGTCTTAGATGTCATTGGGGATATCTTAGATGAACAAGGTGATGAAATCTTTAGTGACTGTGACAGTATTGTGGTCGAAATTGACATGGATCCAAAGATCCTAAACAAAGTCTTTTACTTTGCGGAAAAGTATCATAAGAATGTTTATGCCATCGTTTCTAATATGAGTATTGCCGTAGAACGTCGTGATCTGATCAAGAAAACTGCTTGCTTTGTCTGCAACCAGCAGGAAGCAGGGATCTTCTTCTCCGAAGACTACGAAGGGAAAACACCCGCTGAAATGGATGATATCTTACAAAAGAAAGTGGCTTTAGCACAAATCAATCAGATGATTATTACGATGGGTGGCGAAGGTGCTGTCTATGCCAACAATAAAGGGGAATCAGGAATCATCCCGGCCACGAAAGTCAATGTCATTGATACCACCGGCTGCGGCGATTCCTTCTTCGCCGGCGTGGTCATTGGTTTAACTTATGGCAAAACAATTGCCCAGGCTTGTGAAATCGGGACCCGTTTAGCAGCTTCCGTCATTGCGACGAAGGAAAATGTCTGTCCGAGATTTCTGCCTGAAGAATTCGAATTAGACGTGTAA
- a CDS encoding class I SAM-dependent rRNA methyltransferase gives MNQHHQVIISSDGEPYIRSGQAMMFANNVVSVDQNTRTGDLVDIVTTNHQYLATGFYHATSHVAVRILTHDQKEAIDADFFKKRIQFAYDFRRTVESRNLSNCRLIFGEADGLPGLTIDRYNDVLVSQITSYGMEMHKDLIYDSLLEMMKKDRQEITAIYERNDVKAREKEGLPLYKGFYRGSHDTIITIKENGILLNVDIENGQKTGYFLDQKSNRVLLREMAHGKTVLDCFTHTGGFALNAAKGNAKHVTAVDVSQTALDEALENAKLNHLEDKIDFVQADVFDYLDTLTLHQFDIIVLDPPAFTKSRATFYKAYNGYKRINTVAMKVLRGGGYLISCSCSHFMDRDSYEKMLREAAQEADVTLKQVSVTQQNHDHPILWSHNQDTSYLKFYIFQVI, from the coding sequence ATGAACCAACACCATCAAGTGATCATTAGCAGCGACGGTGAACCTTACATCCGCAGCGGCCAGGCAATGATGTTCGCCAATAATGTCGTCAGTGTTGATCAAAATACCAGGACCGGTGATCTCGTTGATATTGTCACGACGAATCATCAGTATTTAGCGACGGGTTTCTATCATGCTACGTCGCATGTCGCGGTGCGTATTTTAACGCATGACCAAAAGGAAGCGATCGATGCTGATTTTTTCAAAAAACGCATTCAGTTCGCTTATGATTTTAGACGTACGGTTGAATCACGTAACTTAAGCAATTGTCGTTTAATCTTTGGTGAAGCCGATGGCCTGCCAGGTTTAACGATTGATCGTTATAATGATGTCTTAGTTTCCCAGATCACCTCTTATGGCATGGAAATGCATAAAGATTTAATCTATGACAGTTTATTAGAGATGATGAAAAAAGACCGCCAGGAGATTACGGCGATCTATGAACGTAATGATGTCAAAGCTCGCGAAAAAGAAGGTTTGCCTTTATATAAAGGCTTCTATCGCGGCAGCCATGATACGATTATTACAATTAAAGAAAATGGTATTCTCTTAAATGTAGATATTGAAAATGGGCAGAAAACCGGCTATTTCTTAGACCAGAAAAGTAACCGTGTATTACTTAGAGAAATGGCCCATGGCAAAACCGTCTTAGACTGTTTTACCCATACCGGCGGTTTCGCCCTCAATGCGGCGAAAGGCAATGCGAAACATGTCACGGCTGTGGATGTTTCGCAGACTGCGCTAGATGAAGCCTTAGAAAATGCGAAGCTCAATCATTTAGAAGACAAGATTGATTTTGTCCAGGCTGATGTCTTTGATTACTTAGATACACTTACATTGCATCAGTTTGATATAATCGTCTTAGATCCGCCAGCTTTCACTAAATCCCGGGCAACGTTTTATAAAGCTTATAATGGCTATAAACGTATTAATACGGTAGCGATGAAGGTCTTACGCGGCGGCGGTTACTTGATTTCCTGCTCATGTTCGCATTTTATGGATCGTGACAGCTATGAAAAGATGTTAAGAGAAGCGGCTCAGGAAGCGGACGTAACGCTCAAGCAGGTCTCCGTGACCCAGCAGAATCATGATCATCCGATTTTATGGAGTCATAATCAGGATACATCTTATCTTAAGTTTTATATTTTCCAAGTCATTTAG
- a CDS encoding DUF7916 family protein, whose translation MLNLFDVLHPHIAGIKDEGNPVATLKKMIGRPVGCNLEPIDEEAMMMETRLDIPKGRRAIPATFAKAEALGLSFIALTGNPRSGVTNKAILKAIKEAKQLFGGLIIAGKMHSAGVDEPLVSLSAISDFIDAGADIILMPAVNTVPGLSEREVREACDLIHRKGALAMTTIGTSQEGADSQTIREIGLINKRCGADIKHIGDAGWQGIALPENIMTLSIAIRDKALDLSYDGRFSSSLIIFKILRRLRQFFLSLSIDDFHCIIGRLI comes from the coding sequence CTGCTTAATCTTTTTGATGTCCTGCATCCCCATATTGCCGGCATCAAAGATGAAGGAAATCCCGTTGCCACATTAAAGAAAATGATTGGTCGACCAGTCGGCTGTAACTTAGAACCGATTGATGAAGAGGCGATGATGATGGAAACGCGTCTGGATATTCCCAAAGGCCGTCGCGCGATCCCCGCAACCTTCGCCAAGGCTGAAGCCTTAGGCTTATCTTTTATTGCCTTAACTGGGAATCCTCGCAGCGGTGTTACCAATAAAGCTATTTTAAAAGCGATTAAAGAAGCCAAACAGTTATTTGGCGGGCTGATTATCGCCGGTAAAATGCATAGTGCGGGGGTTGATGAACCCTTAGTGTCACTTTCAGCGATCAGTGATTTTATCGATGCTGGCGCGGATATTATTTTGATGCCGGCGGTAAACACGGTCCCTGGTTTATCTGAAAGAGAAGTCCGCGAGGCCTGTGATCTGATCCACCGGAAAGGGGCTTTAGCGATGACGACAATCGGCACTTCGCAGGAAGGCGCCGATAGTCAGACTATTCGTGAAATTGGTCTGATCAATAAAAGATGTGGTGCCGACATCAAGCATATTGGTGATGCCGGCTGGCAGGGTATTGCTTTACCAGAAAATATCATGACATTAAGTATTGCCATCCGCGATAAAGCGCTGGACCTATCATACGATGGCCGCTTCAGCTCTTCGTTAATCATTTTCAAAATACTGCGTCGTTTGAGGCAGTTTTTTCTTTCCTTATCTATTGATGATTTTCATTGTATAATAGGGCGGTTAATTTGA
- a CDS encoding Cof-type HAD-IIB family hydrolase yields MNENIKVIVLDIDGTLFDDEKKITPKTKAVLQKAQENGLTVVLASGRPASGLWYIADELEMEKHHGLLCCFNGSQVVDCTTTEELFNSPMSIDMGKRVLNHMKSFDVNPMVYKDAYLYVNDAYAYKVKYESRLGRLKVCEVDDLESYLTWRPNKILTSGDPAYLQENYQLMMAPFKDELNCMFTADFYFEFTAKGIDKARALSIALEKLGYSGDNCIAFGDAQNDLSMIRFAKIGVAMGNATDEVKEAADEITLDNNHDGIAEALIKHIPELEVA; encoded by the coding sequence ATGAATGAAAATATAAAAGTAATCGTACTTGATATCGATGGGACTTTATTTGATGATGAAAAGAAGATTACACCAAAAACCAAAGCGGTGTTACAAAAAGCCCAGGAAAATGGCTTAACAGTTGTCTTGGCGAGCGGTCGTCCCGCTTCCGGCTTATGGTATATTGCGGATGAATTAGAAATGGAAAAACATCACGGATTACTTTGCTGCTTCAATGGGTCTCAGGTTGTTGACTGTACGACAACAGAAGAGTTATTCAATTCGCCAATGAGTATTGATATGGGCAAACGTGTCCTTAATCATATGAAATCATTTGATGTCAATCCGATGGTGTATAAAGATGCTTATTTGTATGTCAATGATGCTTATGCTTATAAAGTGAAATATGAATCGCGTTTAGGTCGTTTAAAAGTCTGTGAAGTGGATGACTTAGAAAGCTATTTAACGTGGCGCCCTAATAAAATCTTAACCTCTGGGGATCCGGCTTATCTGCAGGAAAACTATCAGCTGATGATGGCGCCATTCAAAGATGAACTTAACTGTATGTTTACAGCCGATTTCTATTTTGAATTCACCGCTAAAGGGATTGATAAAGCCCGCGCTTTATCGATTGCCTTAGAAAAATTAGGTTACAGCGGCGACAACTGCATCGCCTTTGGGGATGCTCAGAATGACTTATCCATGATTCGCTTTGCGAAGATTGGTGTGGCGATGGGCAATGCTACTGATGAAGTGAAGGAAGCTGCCGATGAAATCACTCTTGACAACAATCATGACGGTATTGCGGAAGCTTTAATCAAACATATCCCAGAACTGGAGGTCGCTTAA
- a CDS encoding nitroreductase family protein, whose translation MDAIMNRVSVRAFTNQEVEEEKIETLLRAAMQAPSAGNQQPWEFFVVKDRDVITSLAACSPYAKAAQSAPLVIVPVMRAKDNMRFPECAPLDMSAAVENILLAAQDLGLGAVWMGIAPVRERIEAVSDVLHLAEGVTAFALIPVGYPNKKSEAKDRFDDTRIHRI comes from the coding sequence ATGGATGCTATTATGAACCGCGTGAGTGTGCGTGCTTTTACGAATCAGGAAGTTGAAGAAGAAAAGATTGAAACACTCTTAAGAGCTGCCATGCAGGCGCCAAGTGCCGGCAATCAGCAGCCATGGGAATTTTTCGTCGTCAAAGATCGTGATGTCATTACGTCGTTAGCGGCCTGTTCGCCTTATGCTAAAGCTGCCCAGAGTGCGCCTTTAGTCATCGTGCCAGTGATGCGCGCGAAAGATAATATGCGTTTTCCTGAGTGTGCACCGTTAGATATGTCAGCAGCGGTCGAAAATATTTTATTAGCCGCCCAGGACTTAGGCTTAGGAGCGGTCTGGATGGGCATTGCCCCAGTGCGTGAACGTATTGAAGCCGTCAGTGATGTCTTACATTTAGCTGAAGGCGTCACCGCTTTCGCCTTAATTCCCGTTGGTTATCCCAATAAAAAAAGCGAAGCGAAAGATCGCTTCGATGATACGCGTATTCATCGCATTTAA
- a CDS encoding ECF transporter S component — protein MSNSKTLRLALTALMAALAYISFTFLQIKIPTPGGVTSFHLGNTFCVLAALLLGGVPGGIAGAIGMGIGDLLDPTYVLYAPKTFFLKFMIGLIAGLLAHKVFHIEEKSGKALVWGVVLSTAGGMLFNVIAEPLVGYLYTTIFFGASAQAAKALASWNFITTSVNAILAVVIASLLYLALVPSLKKSGTLKKLARA, from the coding sequence ATGTCAAATTCAAAAACATTACGCTTAGCCTTAACCGCTTTAATGGCTGCCTTAGCGTATATTTCATTCACATTCTTACAGATTAAGATTCCTACACCGGGCGGAGTGACATCCTTCCATTTAGGAAACACCTTCTGCGTCTTAGCGGCTTTACTTTTAGGCGGCGTGCCGGGCGGCATCGCCGGGGCGATTGGCATGGGGATTGGTGATTTGCTTGATCCAACCTATGTCCTCTATGCCCCAAAAACATTCTTCTTAAAATTTATGATTGGCTTAATCGCTGGTTTATTAGCGCATAAAGTCTTCCATATTGAAGAAAAGAGTGGCAAGGCTTTGGTTTGGGGCGTCGTTCTCAGCACTGCTGGCGGCATGCTCTTTAATGTCATCGCCGAACCTTTAGTAGGTTATCTTTATACGACAATCTTCTTTGGCGCCAGCGCTCAGGCCGCGAAGGCCCTGGCGTCATGGAACTTTATTACCACCAGTGTCAATGCGATCTTAGCGGTTGTTATTGCCAGCCTTCTCTATTTAGCATTAGTGCCAAGTCTGAAGAAATCGGGAACATTAAAAAAGTTAGCGCGTGCTTAA
- the iscB gene encoding RNA-guided endonuclease IscB, with product MSVCVVAPDKKPLMPTSEYRARKLLKSGKAVIFKYKPFTIMLTRIVSENMQPIEYCCDTGYKHIGVSIKSEKHEYFDCQFDMLQDEKKRHDDRRKMRRTRRNRLRYRKPRFDNRTASKKEGWLAPSLRNIRDQHIRIFERFLEVMPIVSATFEMGSFDVHAMHEFEATGTVLKGDDYQKGPRYGMNTLRKAVFYRDNYTCQVCGETADEGAILRVHHIGFETGDHTNRMSNLLTVCTKCHTSANHKPGGKLYDLKPRTKPFNGAAFMNAVRWQMFRTLKSTHPDLEWHMTYGAATQEARRVLHLEKSHANDAYAMGEFHPRRRTPFMHFQKLRRNNRILEKFFDAKYVDARDGKTKKGAELSCGRTARSESRHSEKNLRVFRERKVSKGRRVIRRSHYTLRPGDTVVIGGEKHRAKGVHNKGTYVVTDAKKSVPVKKVEKIIHAGGYMPVK from the coding sequence ATGAGCGTATGCGTTGTAGCGCCGGATAAAAAGCCGCTGATGCCGACAAGCGAGTACCGTGCAAGAAAGCTGCTGAAAAGCGGCAAGGCTGTTATCTTTAAGTATAAGCCGTTCACGATCATGCTTACAAGAATCGTAAGCGAGAATATGCAGCCGATCGAGTACTGCTGCGATACGGGATACAAACATATTGGTGTATCCATCAAATCAGAAAAACACGAGTATTTTGACTGCCAATTTGACATGCTTCAGGATGAGAAGAAGCGGCACGATGACCGCCGGAAAATGCGCCGCACAAGAAGAAACAGGCTTCGCTACAGAAAGCCCCGTTTTGATAATCGGACAGCTTCCAAAAAGGAAGGATGGCTGGCGCCGTCGCTGAGAAACATCCGTGATCAGCATATCCGTATTTTTGAGCGGTTCCTTGAGGTCATGCCGATAGTCTCAGCCACGTTTGAAATGGGCTCGTTTGACGTCCACGCCATGCATGAGTTTGAGGCAACAGGCACCGTGCTTAAAGGCGATGATTATCAGAAGGGGCCGCGATACGGCATGAACACGCTGAGAAAAGCCGTTTTCTATCGTGACAATTACACATGCCAGGTGTGCGGGGAAACCGCGGATGAAGGCGCTATTCTGAGAGTGCATCATATCGGCTTCGAAACAGGCGATCATACGAACCGCATGAGCAATCTGCTGACCGTCTGCACAAAATGCCATACTTCGGCAAACCACAAGCCGGGCGGAAAGCTGTACGACCTGAAGCCTAGGACGAAGCCGTTTAACGGCGCAGCCTTCATGAACGCTGTCAGATGGCAGATGTTCAGAACGCTGAAAAGCACCCACCCTGATTTAGAATGGCACATGACATATGGCGCTGCTACGCAGGAGGCAAGAAGAGTCCTACACCTTGAAAAGTCGCATGCCAATGACGCCTACGCCATGGGAGAATTCCATCCAAGACGCAGGACGCCTTTTATGCATTTTCAGAAGCTGAGACGGAATAACCGCATCCTTGAAAAATTCTTTGATGCAAAATACGTTGATGCGCGAGACGGCAAGACGAAGAAAGGTGCAGAGCTGTCATGCGGACGCACAGCCAGAAGCGAGTCAAGACACTCCGAGAAGAACCTTCGCGTATTCAGAGAGCGGAAAGTTTCGAAAGGCAGACGCGTGATCAGAAGAAGCCACTATACACTGCGTCCTGGCGATACTGTTGTTATTGGCGGAGAGAAGCATAGGGCAAAGGGCGTTCATAACAAAGGCACATATGTTGTGACAGACGCCAAGAAGTCAGTGCCTGTTAAGAAAGTAGAGAAGATTATTCATGCGGGTGGGTATATGCCTGTTAAATAG
- a CDS encoding DUF1292 domain-containing protein, which translates to MKKLQSITMDGEEFLVIGIFTVEEKDYIALVKDKNIYLYQYQGHKDGTFEAFDIEDDDEFAAVVQEFEYIESNQLWDE; encoded by the coding sequence ATGAAAAAATTACAATCGATTACCATGGATGGTGAAGAATTCTTAGTGATTGGAATTTTCACTGTTGAAGAGAAAGACTATATTGCCCTGGTCAAAGATAAAAATATTTATCTCTATCAGTATCAGGGACATAAAGATGGCACTTTTGAAGCTTTTGATATCGAAGATGATGATGAATTCGCTGCTGTTGTGCAGGAATTCGAATATATTGAAAGCAATCAGTTATGGGATGAATAG
- a CDS encoding helix-turn-helix domain-containing protein has translation MKFSEQLKTLRQQHHLTQQALADDLHVSRQAISNWENDKNMPDIEVLIALAQLFDISLDELILGEKDLTKKLIHDGSVTRQAHLAMVSNVAGALVILMGMLCFMIKSQSIEYVDAQGVLHENFFLIPVGYGLIFIGILIILSQFLFIRNNKHTFPRK, from the coding sequence ATGAAATTTAGTGAACAGTTAAAAACTTTACGCCAGCAGCATCATTTAACCCAGCAGGCTTTAGCGGATGACTTGCATGTAAGCAGGCAGGCGATCTCCAACTGGGAGAATGATAAAAATATGCCCGACATCGAAGTACTCATCGCTTTAGCCCAGCTTTTTGACATATCCTTAGATGAACTCATCTTAGGAGAGAAAGATTTAACGAAAAAGCTGATTCATGATGGCTCAGTGACGCGGCAAGCGCACCTGGCCATGGTGTCCAACGTCGCGGGCGCCCTCGTGATTCTTATGGGAATGCTCTGTTTTATGATTAAATCACAAAGTATTGAATATGTGGATGCGCAAGGGGTGCTCCATGAGAATTTCTTTCTGATCCCGGTTGGCTATGGTCTTATTTTCATAGGAATACTGATTATCCTATCTCAATTTCTATTTATCAGAAATAATAAGCATACATTTCCCAGGAAATAA
- a CDS encoding DUF3955 domain-containing protein, translated as MTNKISNLITIVCIGSGLACLIAKTMSKSYVDAQGILHEPFFLLPVGFGLITVGLIVLVISTIMKSMQA; from the coding sequence ATGACAAATAAAATTTCAAATTTGATCACGATCGTATGCATTGGATCAGGCTTAGCTTGCCTGATCGCCAAAACGATGAGTAAATCTTACGTGGATGCGCAGGGGATTCTGCACGAACCATTCTTCTTATTACCTGTCGGTTTTGGTTTGATAACCGTTGGCCTTATTGTATTAGTCATCAGTACTATTATGAAAAGCATGCAGGCTTAA
- a CDS encoding MarR family winged helix-turn-helix transcriptional regulator, with the protein MISERERDIYVNARKMGRFLYFYTGDRSGQRRVLHKLQKHGEMTQRELQERLEIKSGSLSELLKKMEREELIEKRRSDSDGRVIYVRLTQKGSTYALQAIQEMDQFTERLFEVLDDQERNEFLRILEKLNVHFDELKDDEIFKNIERGKIHE; encoded by the coding sequence ATGATTTCTGAAAGAGAGCGAGATATTTACGTCAATGCACGTAAGATGGGGCGCTTTCTCTATTTTTACACAGGTGACCGCTCTGGTCAGCGACGGGTTCTTCACAAGCTGCAGAAACATGGGGAAATGACGCAGCGGGAGCTGCAGGAGCGTCTTGAGATCAAATCCGGCTCATTATCTGAGCTGCTTAAGAAAATGGAGCGCGAGGAATTGATCGAAAAACGCCGCAGTGACAGTGATGGCCGTGTCATTTATGTGCGGTTAACTCAGAAGGGGTCAACATATGCTTTGCAGGCTATTCAGGAAATGGATCAATTCACTGAACGCCTTTTTGAAGTTCTCGATGATCAGGAACGTAATGAGTTCTTACGGATCCTGGAAAAATTAAATGTGCACTTCGATGAACTGAAAGATGATGAAATATTTAAAAACATTGAAAGGGGAAAAATACATGAATAG